From Daphnia magna isolate NIES linkage group LG2, ASM2063170v1.1, whole genome shotgun sequence:
AAAATCAACAAAGTTTCAGAACGAATAGATTGGTGGCAAACCATATGCAATGGGAAGCATATCTGCGTAAATACATTCGATTTCGCGAATGTAAAGCCAAAGACATTAACGTTAAATTTAGAAACTTAAAGGACGATTACCATTTCATCCTAAAGGGTTAGTTTGTTTAAGGTAAAGGTTCAGTTTGAATTTTATAAATAATGCCTAGTGCTAAACGACGAAAGATCCAAATTGCTCTGTTGATCACTCTGTTGATTAATTAGTGCCTGTGTTATAAATGTTTTTGCGGTGCATGAAATTGTCACCTATAATATGCTGTATCTCTAGCCAATACATCGGACGCCTTGAATAAACACCAATCAGAGGGACATATATAAAAGATATCGAGTATATAGCCTACCAAACAGGAGAAAGagattgaacgagaatttcgaATAGCACCTGGAAAAATCTTCTTTGATTCTGGGAGACTGGAATGAAATATGGACAAGAAATTTCTATAACTGATGGTAAGTTGCTGAGGGCAAACTTTACTGTCAGGAGAATTATTAATTCGGGAATAGATGAATTCGGATGAGCCATGCCGCTGCCTATGTTCTTACTTAAGGTTTGTCCTTTGTCACATGTCTTTTTTAACCTCGGAATTCGAATTTCCAACATGAAATTTTTATTAGCCTACTTCACACGTATGGCTACTTGACGTAGGGACCATTAGATGTCACCAGAAGTtatcctttttcattttgccttTACATGGGCAAGTCCCAAATTTTCACGCGGGAGTGGAGCAAAGGGAATGTGTGGAGCGGGAATAATTGTTGTTTTTAAGTTTCGTTTCTTTACGCATTTTTATGGATGTGTCTGAGGGTTTGGTTGTTTATCTAAAGTGCACAACCACGATAAGAATTTTACAGCGTGGcgtttttttagattttatgATGGTGAATTTCCCGGAACCGTTGGTAGTTGGATACCAGAGCGACAAAGTCAAACCTaaccccccccctccccccaatCCTTCTCTCCTTCTCGTTCGTTGCGTCCTCTCTTTCGCTCTTTTCTTCTCACTCCCAAAAACGAACGAACAAGATTGAGCCTTTTATTTTGGGATGTCCAAACAAGATGTCCGCCATCGTATATCGCTTTCGGGCTAAAACTATCCTGATTTGGAACGTTTCATTGCCTCGGGtctctttcttatttttgtacGGTAGTATCGTTGTTTCGAAACAATTTCGCGTGAGTGGACGCCTCCAGTTGAGTTAGCAACAATCAGTTTGCAAAAGAATAGGAGAAAATCAGGctacttgaaaaaaattttgccacGTTGACCCTACATTGCGCCATAGAGGATCCCAAGAAGAGTGAACAAATAGTGCCAAGAATACAGGATGTCATCCAACCTGGTAAAAGACCCAGACACTTCGTCCAGTAGAACCGAACGAAATGAAACACCAGCCACATTACAAGAAGAGACTCTGCAAACTAATGCGCCAAATGAAACCACTTCATCAGCTGATGGTATGTCTCAGTGTCATTCGATTTGATCtcattatacatatagaggCACCCAAAAAACATTTCGTTAGTAATGCCATTTTCCCAAGAGCACAAAATGTCGTCCTCTGTGGCTGACGATTCTGGGAGCATTGCTACGACTATTAGCCAAAACACACCAGGGCGCAGTACCGAAGAGAACGTATCCAGTAGAGCCGAACAAGAGGAAAGAGCCGTTGCATCGGGAGGAGAGGCACCGCTGACTAATGCACCAATTGGTATTTCTCAGTTCAATTCGGTTTTATTTTAATTAGAGATAGCTAATGTACATTTGATCAGGTAAATGCTCTCATTGTTGTTTTGTATGTTCCGTAGATGGAGGAAGAGAACCGGTGCGCGAAGGAAGTAAGCTTTTCCGCGTTAAAACTGGAATTAGCGTTGGCCAATATCGGTGTCTTCCCGAATATCCTCaggaaaaacagaaaaaaaagaagaagagagattTCTATAAGGGTTTCTACAACTGCGATATTCCAGTTGCCATCGTAAAGACACTCATACCTATAGATAGTGACCCAACTGAACTGCaaaaagaagggaagaagaaagaaaagattaaaaaCGCGAGGAAAGAGAGTGAACGAGAGTTTCGAATACTGAAAGAGCTGGAGGTCCATGAAAATTTCATACGCTATTTTGGTCGCGAGGTGGATCAGAAACAGGAATTCGTGTACGGTTCTCTATACAGTCGTTGTTTATTCTCCTGCATTTTGCTTCGCCTAGTAaacttttaaaattatatgcaCAGGTACCTTGCAACAGAACTCTGTCTGTGTTCCGTGGAAGATCTTTTAGATCCAGCTCTCGAAAAGGAAATTtcgatgaaaaaagaaattttggaTGAGTTGCAAGCGAAAGAAATCCTGCGCCAGGCAACAAGAGGGCTCAATTACTTACACCAGAACAACTTTATCCACCGCAACATCAAGCCCAATAACTTTCTAATTCAGGAAGTCAATAAGACAGGCGGCAGCTCTTGCCGATTTGTGGTTAAAATAACTGACTTTCGTCTGACCAGGAAACGTGATCCTTCTACAAGAGAATATCTATCAGGATCTGCTGCATCACAAGGATGGGAGGCACCGGAAAGCAGAGACCAGAAAAAGGAGCTCAGTACAAAATTGGATGTCTTTATTCTCGGTTGTTTCTATCACTATGTCATGATTGCACTGTCGAAGAAAGTCAACAAAGGAAAGCCTAGACATCCATTCGGAGACAGTGAACTTCTGCGTCCGGAAAACATTACCAACACAAATTATTCCGTCTATGAAGGGAAACTTCCATTCGTTCCCAATAGCAAGAACGAGGGCGAGAAACAAGTGGCAAAGCTTATCACGTCTATGTTGAAGTTCAACGAGGACGACCGTCCAACATTACAACAAGTTcttgaaaataaatatttcaaacCTACCGAAAATTACAAGATATATGATCATGTTAAAACCGGCCTTTGTGTTATCTtcaaccagcaagagtttgaAAATCCAAAAGAGGTAGCAAGGAAGCTCTTACCTGTGAAATAGGCCTACTGTTTTTATTCACGTTTAtgccaactttttttttattttttctaggTTCGCGAAGGAAGTGAGATGGACCGAGATATGCTAATGAATACCTTTCATAAACTGGGTTtcgaaatcgaaaaaaaagaaagtctaGATTCGTTTGAGTTGAAATCTGAAATCAACAATCTGGCCGAAAGAGATTTTAAGGATTATGGTTGCCTCGTGGTCTGCCTTTTGTCTCATGGAATTGAGAACGCAATCCAATGCTACGATCGTAGATGCGTTAACACAAATGAACTTAAGTACGAGTTCTCTTTGGATAATTGCCCCAGCCTCTATGGCAAACCGAAAATCTTCATCGTTCAGGCTTGTCAGGGAAGCCTGAGTCAGAGTGAAACGGGAATAGTTGCTCCACCCGCCAATCCAGCATCCTTCTTTTCAAAGTTGATACTTGCTCCTGTTATACTCTACCAGCATTTTACCGGTTTGTAACTTAACTGTTTGTCTTCTTCAGCTCATCACAGAACAATTAAATGTTTTATTCCTGTTATTCAGGTGGTTTGGAATCATCACCTTCCACAGTTCAATTGACAAACAAGGACGTAAAGCATACCTATAACGCAGAACAGTTGAAACAGATGAACATTTTGGAATACTATCCTGGAAGGAATCCTCCGCTTATGGATTTCATAACAATCAATGCAACTCTACCTGGTTTCGTATGCTACCGACATCCAGAAGAGGGTAGCCTTTTCATTCAAAGTCTCTGTAAGGCTTTGTCTCAAGAATATTTGGATAAAATACCGGATGAAGGTACACAACACCTGGAAGACTTATTAAGATGTGTCCAGGTTAAAATCAATGCATATCCAGAGAAATCTGAAAAGAATCCAAATATAGAGAAGACAAACTGCGTGCAAACTATGACATGGGAAGTATGCCTGAGCAAACACATTCGATTTCGCAAAGGTgtaaaaaagggaaactaAGAAGGGTAACTAAGGGTAACTAGAAGGGAAACTCCGTTATATCCTAAAGCCGTAGTTTGCTTGACTTGAAGGTTGGCATAAATATACCCAATACTAATTGATGGGAGATCCGAATCGTTCTTCATGAACTGTAGTCTAAACGTGTTGCAAGTGTTCCATAGTTTGTAGATTAATCTCTTGTTAGTTGTTTATTAGAATTAGTTGTTGTCAATACACTGCACACCTTGAATTCGATAGACACCTTCAATTTCATTAGATTTGCTATCGAACAAAATTCGTTCAAACAAACCTAGGCCCACGATTATCCAAACCTAACGGACCGGTAATTTGGAAGCAGATTTGCGTTCGCCGAAAGAATTGACCCGCGCTGCTACATCTGGGAAAGTCTTTTTCAATCCTAGGAGAAGTTTGGGAGAGGGAAAGGAAGTGTTGGAAGGCATTTTTGAGAACTTTTAAAGTTTGCTGAGAGCAAGTTCCATCGTCAGATtcgttattaatttaaatgcAAAGGAAATCTCAAGTATATCGTGCCAATTTTAGAGAGAAATTATTGAACGATAAGGAGTCACATCGGGTGCAGAGACAGCAGATGCATTCGACTTAAACTCGTTCAAATACCCAATTATCAAATCAACACGATACAGTGACAAATAAAACGAGAAAACATTGCATTGTATATTCCCGAAAATAATAAGCTTTCGTATTTCATGATACTCCGAGCAGCGCAGAAATTTTATCaggtaggggagagtggggctagttggcaggagggcaagtttgcaattcctaatttagaagaattgtgtgaaagaggttttattgaaataattcatagtcaaagatgtttattgtgcgcacatttgtgcaaagttttataaatttatcccaaatagtttaggaaatagaaaataacgaaattttttgcgtcaaatccacaatagttgcgtgcttggtattcatcaattttatcttttcttggtatgcatataatttttaaaaaatattagttttatagaaaattgtgtcctctattgaactgtaacaatggatttgttttaatcaattataaaggagtaataaaaatttgtatttgaataaaccccgggttggggcaagttgatacattgcaagatggggcatgtcggcataggcattatacatgcatatgtatagtacatggcctgtccaaatgtcagggaattgtaagtcgaatttttgctagatatgacttatggtgaacagtggtatgcattagaggccaaaatttggcacattttaggtgtttcactttatacgatgttcacctgtgaaatgtttgcctgaattatgtacattattttttattttttgcatttaaggctatttaatctttatgtaagttatcacaacttatttctgagtttcccactctaaaataactataggatttttgtttattgtaattttattctagtttgtttacaacatcaacatttcactgaaatccgtatttgaaatacatggggccaacttaccccactaccactgccaacttaccccgttagtggggcatgtaggcaatttttttttagctttttgaacgttgatttcgatataaattcttcaacgtagatcaaattaaaaaatagcacgagaaagctggttatctgagctttcttttacaattttttgggtgtcaaaatatgaaaaattaaagaaaccagagaagaaatttaaaaaattgtaccaactagccccaccctcccctacgTATGAAAACAACCGAATACAGAAAATAATTGTGTTGTGGTTGAAAAGTTAATTGAAGTAGGCCTAATTCTTAGAAGATAAAGCGAATATCGGACACGTTGTGCTTAGCCCATTTGAGAAACAAATTCAGGGATGGTGGTAATCGGAATCAAGAATAACGTAGTAGgctaataatttaaaaaaaatgaataaataaacaaaaaagaataaataatctGAATCTGGTGACTGCTTTGCATTTTACATTCTCTCCGACTGTATGGCGTTCATATAGCCAGTACATAGCCAATaactttgagtttttttttaggaagACTGCTGGCTGCGTCAACACAAGACATCCGATTCCAGCTAACACAGGCGTTTGCGTTTAGTATTGCGTTTCGTTCAATGTATTCGTATAGATCTTACATATAACGCTAGATTAAGAAGGGCTGAGACACAAAACCCGTTTACGAAAGGGTAGGAGAGAATCAGGCCACTTATAAAAACACAGCAGCACGCCCGACTCGCGTGACACGTCTTACTCAGacagtgttttttttgtaatgcgAACGAAAAATGACCAAGCCATTCCAAGAACACTCACGGCTGTTTGCAGAGGCTGGCGACGCTAGTAGTACTACTACGACTATAACAAACTACAGCCACAGAAGTCGCAATACCGAAGAGAACGAGTCCATAGCAACCTACAACCGAACAACATGAAACCCAGCATTTGCATCGGAAGAAGGTGCAGGGACCATTAGATGTCGCC
This genomic window contains:
- the LOC116936077 gene encoding mitogen-activated protein kinase 4 isoform X2, encoding MSSNLVKDPDTSSSRTERNETPATLQEETLQTNAPNETTSSADEHKMSSSVADDSGSIATTISQNTPGRSTEENVSSRAEQEERAVASGGEAPLTNAPIDGGREPVREGSKLFRVKTGISVGQYRCLPEYPQEKQKKKKKRDFYKGFYNCDIPVAIVKTLIPIDSDPTELQKEGKKKEKIKNARKESEREFRILKELEVHENFIRYFGREVDQKQEFVYLATELCLCSVEDLLDPALEKEISMKKEILDELQAKEILRQATRGLNYLHQNNFIHRNIKPNNFLIQEVNKTGGSSCRFVVKITDFRLTRKRDPSTREYLSGSAASQGWEAPESRDQKKELSTKLDVFILGCFYHYVMIALSKKVNKGKPRHPFGDSELLRPENITNTNYSVYEGKLPFVPNSKNEGEKQVAKLITSMLKFNEDDRPTLQQVLENKYFKPTENYKIYDHVKTGLCVIFNQQEFENPKEVREGSEMDRDMLMNTFHKLGFEIEKKESLDSFELKSEINNLAERDFKDYGCLVVCLLSHGIENAIQCYDRRCVNTNELKYEFSLDNCPSLYGKPKIFIVQACQGSLSQSETGIVAPPANPASFFSKLILAPVILYQHFTGGLESSPSTVQLRNKDVKHTYSAEQLKEMKILDDARRNPPLMDFITIKATLPGFLCYRNKKKGSRFIRSLCKALSQEYLDKIPDEGTQHLEDLLRCVQVEINAYSEKLEKNSNIQKKNYWQTMTWEVCLSKHIRFRKGVTEGKDVELR
- the LOC116936077 gene encoding mitogen-activated protein kinase 4 isoform X1 — translated: MSSNLVKDPDTSSSRTERNETPATLQEETLQTNAPNETTSSADVMPFSQEHKMSSSVADDSGSIATTISQNTPGRSTEENVSSRAEQEERAVASGGEAPLTNAPIDGGREPVREGSKLFRVKTGISVGQYRCLPEYPQEKQKKKKKRDFYKGFYNCDIPVAIVKTLIPIDSDPTELQKEGKKKEKIKNARKESEREFRILKELEVHENFIRYFGREVDQKQEFVYLATELCLCSVEDLLDPALEKEISMKKEILDELQAKEILRQATRGLNYLHQNNFIHRNIKPNNFLIQEVNKTGGSSCRFVVKITDFRLTRKRDPSTREYLSGSAASQGWEAPESRDQKKELSTKLDVFILGCFYHYVMIALSKKVNKGKPRHPFGDSELLRPENITNTNYSVYEGKLPFVPNSKNEGEKQVAKLITSMLKFNEDDRPTLQQVLENKYFKPTENYKIYDHVKTGLCVIFNQQEFENPKEVREGSEMDRDMLMNTFHKLGFEIEKKESLDSFELKSEINNLAERDFKDYGCLVVCLLSHGIENAIQCYDRRCVNTNELKYEFSLDNCPSLYGKPKIFIVQACQGSLSQSETGIVAPPANPASFFSKLILAPVILYQHFTGGLESSPSTVQLRNKDVKHTYSAEQLKEMKILDDARRNPPLMDFITIKATLPGFLCYRNKKKGSRFIRSLCKALSQEYLDKIPDEGTQHLEDLLRCVQVEINAYSEKLEKNSNIQKKNYWQTMTWEVCLSKHIRFRKGVTEGKDVELR
- the LOC116936077 gene encoding mitogen-activated protein kinase 4 isoform X3, with the protein product MSSNLVKDPDTSSSRTERNETPATLQEETLQTNAPNETTSSADVMPFSQEHKMSSSVADDSGSIATTISQNTPGRSTEENVSSRAEQEERAVASGGEAPLTNAPIDGGREPVREGSKLFRVKTGISVGQYRCLPEYPQEKQKKKKKRDFYKGFYNCDIPVAIVKTLIPIDSDPTELQKEGKKKEKIKNARKESEREFRILKELEVHENFIRYFGREVDQKQEFVYLATELCLCSVEDLLDPALEKEISMKKEILDELQAKEILRQATRGLNYLHQNNFIHRNIKPNNFLIQEVNKTGGSSCRFVVKITDFRLTRKRDPSTREYLSGSAASQGWEAPESRDQKKELSTKLDVFILGCFYHYVMIALSKKVNKGKPRHPFGDSELLRPENITNTNYSVYEGKLPFVPNSKNEGEKQVAKLITSMLKFNEDDRPTLQQVLENKYFKPTENYKIYDHVKTGLCVIFNQQEFENPKEVREGSEMDRDMLMNTFHKLGFEIEKKESLDSFELKSEINNLAERDFKDYGCLVVCLLSHGIENAIQCYDRRCVNTNELKYEFSLDNCPSLYGKPKIFIVQACQGSLSQSETGIVAPPANPASFFSKLILAPVILYQHFTGGLESSPSTVQLRNKDVKHTYSAEQLKEMKILDDARRNPPLMDFITIKATLPGFLCYRNKKKGSRFIRSLCKALSQEYLDKIPDEGTQHLEDLLRCVQVEINAYSEKYYWQTMTWEVCLSKHIRFRKGVTEGKDVELR